TTGACCAAAATAGAATTTATTAGAAGCAGACTTCAAAGTCCTAAAAAGTGTAAAAGAAATGGAGCATtgggtttcagggagaaattgggtaaagaggaattaagatatTTCATTTCTGACAGTTCTGTGCCCATCTTACCTCCTCAGGAAGCTCATTCCACAGAGTGGGAGATATGAAAATGTGTGCCTTGGCTTACAATCATATTTAACATTTAGTCCTgcctgacatgaaatgtatcacgAGTATGCTTGTTAATTGTGACTGAGCTCATTTCCATAGATATGACCAGTCTCATTATCTGCCCAGATGCAAGGCTTAGAACCATTACGGTAGGAGGATGGAAGATCCAAGGCCGAGAGCATTCCATCTGAACTCAGTTTTGGTTCTCAGGAAGGAGCTGGTGCAATGGTCTTTGGGCACGGTGCAGCTGCTTAGCATCATCTTCTTACATCATTGCCATGCTCTGATTGGTCAATCAGATCACCCCATGTTGCTGGGGGATATGGGCTAAAAATGGCCCATTCAGTTATGTCTTTGTCCTGAGTTTGGGGGCCATGTGGATTTACAACTATGCTTTGAAACCTTGAGACTTTGATGTTGAAAGATAGGTTAGACTGGCATAAGATCATGTCAGGTATGTTTAGGTACTAGGATATatagttcttatttattttacctGTTCTATCTGTACATGCTCTTCTTAACATATTGTATTTTACGTCTGTGTGGTGTTTCCTTGGTTAGTGACTTCAATCTGAAAATAGTACCTAGGCCAACTGGCCCTCTACTACCTTTTGTAACTTCTTGGCTGGACACAGCTGATCTCAAATATAATTGGTAAGATTTGAAGCTTCATTCTCTAGCTTCTGGTTAGGAATTAATAGAGGAACTGGTGGCAGCTACTCCATTTGGGGGGTGGGTGCTCCTTTGAAAAGGTCCCCCTGACCCTGTGAACCTTTTGAGTTCTTGACAGGAGTTACAGTGGAAAAGGAAAGAGACTCTGGTTGATACCACATGGGCTCACCTTGATTGGAGGAACAGCCAATAGATGACAGAGGGCCATAGGTGACACCTACAGACACCAGAGGAGATGGTTCTTTAGATAGGTGGGTCCTAAGCAGTGAAAAGTTTTgaaggtcataaccagcacctaGGATTGGACTCTTAAATAAACTAGCAGATAATGTAGCTGTTTTAAGATGGGTGAAATGTGTTCCAACTGGCTAGCTACTAACAATAATTAGGCTGCAGTTTTCAGATTATCTCCAAGGGCAGTCCAACataagagtgcattgcagtaatccaaccaTAAGGTTATATAAGCATGGATCAGCAGGGCCAGATTGACAGAGCCTAAGAAAGGAGACAATTGGCAAATGAGATGCAGTTGATAGAAGGTacttctgaccactacaccaacctgcttttcaaacaggAAGGCTGGGTCCATAAGCACTGCAAGTTCTTTGCGTGCTCTGAGAATTCCATCTCCATTCCATCCAAGACAACTGACTCCAATCCCTTGAAAAACATCAGCCTTACCAACTGGCATTACTTCTGTTTTGTCTTACTAACTGGTGTTACCTCTGTTTTGTCTGAATTTTGCTTCAGCTTGTTCTGCATTAGCTACCTGATCGTGGCCTCCACATAACCAATTCAGAGCTAAGATGAACACATATGGAGGTTTGGATAATGAAATTTAGAGATGGATGTTACTTGCATATGGACAAGATCCATCCCCAAAGTTCCAGACTATCACATTCAACAGACTCATATAGATATTGAACAGCATGGGTAAGAAAACAGAGAACCCTGTGACTCTCCTCCAGGACAAATCCCACCCTATTGATTCTGCTCCTCAACACAATTCTGAAATTGGAGCCAAGATCACTATGTTCTAGAGCTCCAGTCCCTCAGACCATGCCATTGTTATGATTCATCTATTTTTGCAACACACCAAACGAGCTACACGTAAGATGGATTCACTGGCAGAAAAGGAGAAACTCTTATGAATGAACTACACGAGTTTATCACACCAAGgtatttcattcatttcattgggCCCCAAGGCCTGTTAAAAAATCCTTCCCTGATGTCTTAACGTTCCCAAGAAGACAAGCAGAACATTGTAATATTTAATAAAACTCAAATTAGGTCTCAGAAGAGCAATACAGAGTATATTAAATATAGCCTCAACACTTTGCTGCTCTGCTCATCTGCATGTGTTAAATAGCTACTTAACACACAGTGATTAAATATTGCTGCACATAGATTCCACTGCATTATCTGCAGCATGCTTAGGTGGGTGACAGTAGCTGAGGAAAGAGTAATAGGGATAGGCCAGGGAAATGGCTGTCCTAGCTCACATGATAGTGCATATTTATATAcatgtgaatctaacgggagaaaataaaaaatttaaaatgttggaattcccgctaaaccaactccaagtgtattatggatatttatgtgatttattAAGTTTTACATAGCATATGTTGGCAAcgaagatgtttagttatatttaaactcgctaggagcgctgttcgtcttacaaaaaatggaatgcCTTTGAGCATcaaacacgccaccgagatcgctggcataatcggtgatctttagggtgcagacaaatacaaacgtgtcttctctaagccacttggagagctggtagttggaatctagtacggtgattggtcagtcttgttgctacccccgatggcggtgaccaatttgtgtattcgTGTACATTTTGtgcagagtgcaaagagtttgtctatacccaaactctttggttgtgcgcacgtgtcGCTATAGAGGCGCTTGGTTAGCAATACCCATAATTCTTATCACTGACAGTCTTCTGATGTTATTTCCTTTcatggtgtttcctgagtctcatatggaagtgagtgtttaatctgtgtagtagtgtggtgttttactgatggaagtttggcctataacctcattgagtggcagtatttcaatatgagtaggaaaattactattttacatcatcacagccagcaaagtgTACAGTGAACaatgactctgtaaaaacaaaagatgcgacAACAGTGTTGTGTGATACAGCATCTGCTGTAGACCACATGGAGAGTGGGCACATGGCCCCATTTTCTGTTGACCAcgtgaagagtgagcatgttcttggtaattttgtccattgactgcatttattttttctgatttgaactataaaatggtgattttcttgagtaaACTGAGAATACCCCTAAAcctttctttaaagaaaaaaagcactgctagtaacaaagcccattgtaggaaaaaatacaacaggctctagaaaggggaaggcaggtAGGCGAGCATTGCCACTCCAGTCTTGGGTCATCTTCACTGGTTCTCAATTTGATTCACAGCCCATTCtgctggtattgacttttaaagccgtATATAGTCTGGGGCAAGTATATTTCAAGAACTGAACCTAACTGCCCACTACAGTAATGTTCTGAAGACCTGCTTTGGTGCCCCCCCTTCTGAgcttagatgggtggcaactcaaGAGAGGGCTTTCTCAAAAGAGGTGCCAAGATTGTAGAACTCGCTCCTCAGGGATATTCATCTAtccatcattgtcttccaccagcaggtaaaAACATGTCTGTCATTCCCTGAAtactccctcctttctgccctatGTTTTATAATTGATGTTTCTCTGCTTTTATACatatgtattttagttgtggATTTAGCTTGTTTAGGAtgtttttttaaactgctctgttttcacttgttagctgccttgatggccctGATTGGGCTGAAAAGCTATTTACAAagcttgcaaataaataaatatgtacattTCCCACCTCTtagatacacaccttaatgtggaGAGGaggttgagtgtgtcagtgaagctgagaacaGTGTCATCAGGAATTCTGATTCTGTCAAGGGTCTAAATTCCTAGcagtcactcaaggcggaatggtcaaagctgagagcagaaccccaagtgacaaaaggcacagattggacacttgtcagcttccctcaagttttgatgggaaatgtaggcatcctagtcttgcagcttggctctctgactgctgtccaatggacttttcaactgtcacttgtccaacattctgccaagctgcctacatttcccatcaaaacttgagggaagctgacaagtgtccaatctgtgccttctgtcacttgtggttctgctttgAGACACCAGATTAAGATACACCAATCACATTCAGGAAACAGTGTACTGTTCACATTAGCAGAAGTGAATGAACAGTTCCACCGGTGATGGGGATGGAGGAATCCTTGAAGGGCAGCAACCgggcagcagcagaagtggaAGATGATGCTGGCAGAGGATATTTAATAGACAACAGCAATGACACTTCAggtaaccctggttagtactatgCAGAAAAAGGCCATGATAAATTGATCATTCCATACCTCGAAAACACAACaatgaaacaacccaaaacaagatatagtgctggaaggcaGGACTCCCCAGGCTGGAAGGCACTCAGTTAGCTACTAGGGAAGGgcagaggacaagtacaaatagtgcTGGTCTTAATGACACaatccagggtggatttgatttaaatcaaactgatttaaatcacgatttaaatcactagtcattaaggcttgatttaaatcatagttttctacataaagactaattcttgctggtataactttaatatgcaagtagatgcctgccttaccgataggtaaaggaacttcattaaagtattcccaaactgggtctcttttacggcctgctgccattataggttttttcctccaaggaaagaatgtgataaacctcaggtcatacacacaaaagatccaaagacttgtgcagtattgtgctcaaaaagtttcacttgcattttgtactgcttgcccctccctcctcacacttagtttcttcttgtgcagatctattccactccaaacaatcagaaaaatattgtttctattcactgaacttcttgaaacttagcactggaggggttgattctgtcttcataggtttgtagaacaataggattaaggtctttttctcaactttgttcatgttataacatttttgctgtgaagaagaggcatgtgatctctgctgagctgacacaaattcagttttgagaactgcaaaaccaagcttctgtgataatatcttgtaggcagagaaactgcccaataatcttacaaaaacctctggaagagcatgtcattgtgaatggattaatggaatttatttaccaaaaaaattaaacatatacagccttattctacataattaaaaactaatctttatttcatgatggaataacctttggatggtaatatattttcctcaaaaagcattttattttaaaaaatccaatttaaatcaaaaaaatccgatttaaatcaaaaaaatccgatttaaataaaaaaaatccgatttttttatttttttaaaaaaaacattgatttttatccaccctgacaCAACCCGATTAAAGCTAAAAAGACATTCAATTGCTGAtctgaatagatgcaaaagtgAACATGAAATGTGAGCAGTATAAATCAAAGTAAGcttgaaatcataaaacaagaaactgAATGTTTAcacattgcaatcctgggtgtgTGGACTGATTTGGGAcatttttcagtcagaaaattacaaagcATTTTACTCTGGAAATGATGAATTCAGAAGAAATGGTGTAGTGCTACTAGTGAGGTGAGACGTAGCACAACCTGGagctataatgcaaagtctgacaGAATAGCATCAATTAGTCTTCATGGATCACAAAAAagtaaagcagaatcaaacactgTCAGAAAATTTGAAGtaggattacaaaatgaagcaAGAGAGTGACTCATAGAACTTTACGAAGCCAACtatttgttcattgcaaacacGTGCTTCAGGTAAGTGAACAGAGTTGTATACATGGACATCACTGGATGGCCAACATAggaatcaaatagattacataattggaagcagaagatcgAGAAACTCTATTCTTTCTGCTAAACTAAGGCTAGGAGTTGATTATGGTACAAACCATGAATTGTTTATACCAAAAAACAGAATGAAGCTGAACTCCAGAACAATCAtggtgccaaaatataatctaagtaACATTctagaagattttaaagactatgTAAAGACaagataccctgacctggatagcctgatctcgtcagatctcagaagctaagtaggtcggccttggttagtaattggatgggggacatccaacgaagaccagggttgcagaggcaggcaatggcaaaacatctGTTAGTctcgacttgagggcactctccactaccaaagACAAGATATGGATTACTAAATTCAACTAAATGCAAAGAACTTTGGGCTGAAACTCGAGACATAATCAAGGAAGAATATGCAAAGAATTCCTATAGCCAGAAGTAACAAACAGCCTCTATGGATGACTTACGAAACTCTTCGAATTGTTAAAGACACATAAGAAGCCAAAGTAACAGAACTGTATCCGTTCAGCAACTTGCACACAAAGAGCACTATTGCAATAACCAGTGCAAAGcaatagaacaacaaaaaagaagaagagatctGATCCACAAGAGCCATGTTTAGGAAGGAAACCATGGGCATAATACAATTCTTTTGATTATATGGAGAGACTTCAGCATGTGCCAAGGCTGAAACTCAATGGACGCATATTTGTCTGTTGAGGAACAATGCACAGGATTGGACATTTAGACATCATCCATTGGTTCCTTCTACTTCATCTATAACAGCAActaagatttttgtgtgtgtttgtttgtgtggcATTCAGGAGCAGGGATGTTTTTCCCTAACCTtccccagaggccatcacataTGTACTGGTCTGGAACTACAAGTAGCATCAAACATGCTACTGTTGGGAGACATCCTGTCTCCCAAtttgacaacacacacacaggcccAGGCTGCATTTTAGATAATCACATCCCTTTTTCAAATGATCGTTCGAGAGACTGTTGCtaaagaagcagaggagttagccctgttagtctgtggtagcaaaatcaaaaagagtccagtagcacctttaacaataaaattggttagtcttaaaggtgctactggactctttttgattttgttgctAAAGAAGGCTTTCTAAAGTTAACCATCATGTTTCTCAGGGCACAACCTTGCAAGGGTCATGGCCAAAGAGCAACCTAACCCCAAAGCTTCTCACCCAACCCCTGTAGATCGTTCAGCACACCATAAGCCTACAAATGACTAGAACAGAAACTGCAGCGCACTGAAAATTTATTTTGCAGGAACATTAATCGGCTTTGTTAAACGGAGGCAACATGTAAAAGCCTGTAAATCAACCTGTTGTCACCAGGACTTGCATACaaaatttccccccctttcctgcaaAAGATTTACAGGAATTCCAGCTTCGAATTAGTCTGGCATATAGGGTTCCCCCCGCCCCACTTTAGACAATCAAATGCTTTTATGAGACTCTCAGAGACGGCACTGATCTCTACTGCCTCACGAGGTGCATCACACTGGGGAGGGGAGCACGAGGTCTCCCGCCGGCAGACAGAGAGGGCGATGAAGAACCCTGGAAATCCGCGCATCTCGGCCCAAGCACAGTGAGCGGGAGGCAGGATCTCCGCCAGCTTCTCTCTCGGGAGGCTGCTGCGAGGCCCGAAGCGGGGGCAGGCCAGCGCCCATTGCCTCCTGCCAGGGACAAAGGCAGGTactccggggggagggggggtccaccTCGCGACGCCGACTAACGGCACCACGGCCTCGCGACTGGGAAAATGGCGGCTACACCTGACGCCCCTCCTCCGCCTGCGCGCCCAACTCGCGTCCCTTCTCAGCCAGCCGGTCCCGCGGCAGCTCCTGCTCGCGCGAGAGACAGGCGTCTTCAGGCTCCGCCTCCGGCTCTTGAGAAGGCAGGGGGGACGGCGACAGCGGCGGCGATCGCGGTTGCTGCAGCTTCAGGGCCTGGCGGAAGAGGCTGCGGTTCTCTCTGCGCAGGCGCCGGTTCTCCAGCTTCAGCCTCGCGTTCTCGTCCCGCAGGCGCCCGCTCTGCCTCTCGCGCTCTTCGCTCAGCCTCAGCGCTTCGGCGTGGCTGGCCGCCAAGTCCGCGTATCGCTCCGCCAGCTGCTGGGGCGAGCCGCCCGCCCGGCCTCGCCAGCCGCCGCACACGCAGCACTCCCCTGCCACGCCGCGACCCCTCCGCGCggagaggctgctgctgctgttggcgCCGCTGCAGCACGCGCCGCCACCGCCTCCCCCAACACGGGCGCCGCAGAAGCAGCAGCTCCAGTGTCGGCTCGCACTGCGCGTGCGTCTCATCCGTCGTCCTCGGCCCCTCTCTAGGCTTTGAGAGGAAGAAGTGGAAGCGGTTCTGTCCCCGAGCTATGGCACCGAAAGGGGTGGGGCTTGCGAGGGGGCGGGGCAGAGCCGAGGAGATCAGCTGGCTCTTCCGCCGCGCTCAATTCAGTTTCTCTGGCAACGCCGCTTAGCAAGGTGGTGGCATCAGCTGCAGCCAGAAGGAAGGGCAAGGCTGTGCCCGTGAGGCAGCCTGGCCAGTCTGGTCTCACCTTAACAGAGCCTCCGTCTCCACCCCTCTTGGCTgtagaggcagtgtggtgtagtggcttcaggtgggtggccatgctTGGCTGTAGTAGCAGagcaagacttgggtccagtagcccctgtaagactaacagaatttgtggtatcCATCTGACAGAAGGACTCACATTttggctgtatctgaagaagtgagctgtgacacacaaaagctcataccctaccactaatattgttagtcttgtaagcgctactggactcttgttcttttctactgttacagacaggtTAACCCGGCTACCCATGTGGAGGTAGGACTTTGGAGCCCTGGgttcaaatgcccactcagataCGAAGTTTAATGGGTGGCTTCTGGCCCCTCGCTATCTCTCAACTACTTTGCAGGAAGTTTtagatgggtagttgtgttgctctgtagtagaacagcacgATTTTTGTCACCttaagagaccaaaaagattttcagagtataagcccCTTCATATTCGAGTAGGAGTGGAGAACCTGGCTGGTTATATAAAGGCCCAGGGACCTcccttcctacttgtatctgaagaagggaatactaactcttgaaagcttatacccagaaaatcttggtctctaaggtacaacTAGACaaaaatcctgcagttctactgtgcactgttgttgtgatgatgaccaccagccagtgtgatgtagtagttaatGTGTTAagctaggttctgggagacccaggtttgaagccTCACAAATCCATGGGACCCCAgtgagtgaccttgagctagtcccacacactcagcctaacctacctcacaaggttg
This genomic window from Eublepharis macularius isolate TG4126 chromosome 8, MPM_Emac_v1.0, whole genome shotgun sequence contains:
- the TUSC1 gene encoding tumor suppressor candidate gene 1 protein; this encodes MRRTRSASRHWSCCFCGARVGGGGGGACCSGANSSSSLSARRGRGVAGECCVCGGWRGRAGGSPQQLAERYADLAASHAEALRLSEERERQSGRLRDENARLKLENRRLRRENRSLFRQALKLQQPRSPPLSPSPLPSQEPEAEPEDACLSREQELPRDRLAEKGRELGAQAEEGRQV